In Kiloniellales bacterium, a genomic segment contains:
- a CDS encoding ankyrin repeat domain-containing protein encodes MKIIGACLTLCLLLAVGGMIATRDFHPAAASASGAPALHRAALAGDLGRVEALLAQGVPVEIRDASGNTALHPAASMGHVEIARLLIEAGASVDGNNALAFTPLHQAAAFGQLKVAELLIEKGADVNARQQQGASPLHLAAMGGQGRLVALLLSAEAEVDARNDKDATPLDLAVLMGEAAVVGQLLDRGAALSGGAGSGQSSLALARELGHHEVVAVLAQYSVTD; translated from the coding sequence ATGAAGATCATCGGCGCCTGCCTCACCCTCTGCCTGCTGCTCGCCGTCGGCGGCATGATCGCGACCCGCGACTTCCACCCCGCCGCCGCCAGCGCCAGCGGGGCGCCGGCCCTGCACCGCGCCGCCCTGGCCGGCGACCTTGGGCGGGTCGAGGCCTTGCTGGCGCAAGGCGTTCCGGTCGAGATCCGCGATGCCTCCGGCAACACGGCCCTGCATCCGGCCGCCAGCATGGGTCACGTCGAGATCGCCCGGCTGCTGATCGAGGCCGGCGCGTCGGTCGATGGCAACAACGCCCTCGCCTTCACGCCGCTGCATCAGGCCGCGGCCTTCGGCCAGCTGAAGGTCGCCGAGCTCTTGATCGAGAAGGGCGCCGACGTCAACGCACGCCAGCAGCAGGGCGCCTCGCCCCTGCACCTGGCGGCGATGGGCGGCCAGGGCCGCCTGGTCGCGCTGCTGCTCTCGGCCGAGGCCGAGGTCGACGCCCGCAACGACAAGGACGCGACGCCCCTGGACCTGGCGGTCCTGATGGGCGAGGCCGCGGTGGTCGGCCAGCTGCTCGACCGCGGCGCGGCCCTCAGCGGAGGTGCCGGCAGCGGGCAGTCCTCGCTCGCCCTGGCCCGCGAGTTGGGCCATCACGAGGTGGTCGCCGTCCTGGCGCAGTACAGCGTGACCGACTGA
- a CDS encoding biotin transporter BioY, which translates to MSLTHSAGLQGAQPTLASVLWPRRDAQRLLRPALLALLGSLLVAASAQVEVPLWPVPITGQTFAVLVIGMAYGARLGAATLALYFAQGAAGLPVFAGFAAGPAVLMGPTGGYLLGFVLAAGLIGYLAERGWDRGPLTTALAMLLGNIVIYLPGLAWLTVFLASAKALTMDAAFTVALSAGLTPFLLGDALKLALAAAALPLAWKLLAKGRGKAE; encoded by the coding sequence ATGAGCCTCACCCACTCCGCCGGACTCCAGGGCGCGCAGCCGACCCTCGCCTCGGTCCTCTGGCCGCGCCGGGACGCCCAGCGTCTGCTGCGCCCGGCTCTGCTGGCGCTGCTCGGCAGCCTCCTGGTCGCGGCCTCGGCGCAGGTCGAGGTGCCGCTCTGGCCGGTCCCGATCACCGGCCAGACCTTCGCCGTCCTGGTCATCGGCATGGCCTACGGCGCGCGCCTTGGCGCGGCCACCCTGGCCCTCTACTTCGCCCAGGGCGCGGCGGGCCTGCCGGTCTTCGCCGGCTTCGCTGCGGGTCCTGCGGTGCTGATGGGCCCGACCGGCGGCTATCTCCTGGGCTTCGTGCTGGCGGCCGGGCTGATCGGCTACTTGGCCGAGCGCGGCTGGGACCGCGGCCCGCTGACCACGGCATTGGCGATGCTGCTGGGCAATATCGTGATCTACCTGCCCGGCCTGGCCTGGCTCACGGTCTTCCTGGCCTCGGCAAAGGCCCTGACCATGGATGCCGCCTTCACGGTCGCGCTGAGCGCCGGCCTGACGCCTTTCCTGCTCGGCGACGCGCTGAAGCTGGCCTTGGCCGCCGCGGCCCTGCCTCTGGCCTGGAAGCTGCTGGCAAAGGGCCGGGGCAAGGCAGAGTAG
- a CDS encoding RHS repeat-associated core domain-containing protein, producing the protein PRKLTDSAGAVVWDRLQTPFGLDHAVTGAAATPVRFPGQYADGESALHYNYFRDYDPSLGRYIQSDPIGLAGGLNQFHYAGVNPVRSVDLYGLAIGDPPPFPPGYDSETWTQGEHSNGKGYLKDPDGNTWTEHPEDDGHWRHWDKEPAEGGKSERVPKKSRKPWPNQKKPPYGDQSGEDPNGDAEPWRRPQPRTPWRVPFRPWTYPRALECLVFPERCYGQQAGLPLGPKGPCNSNPPPSFPSVFGPMGIL; encoded by the coding sequence CCCCGGAAGCTGACCGACAGCGCGGGCGCGGTGGTCTGGGACCGCCTCCAGACCCCCTTCGGCCTCGACCACGCCGTCACCGGCGCCGCCGCCACCCCCGTGCGCTTCCCGGGGCAGTACGCGGATGGCGAGAGCGCGCTCCATTATAACTACTTTAGGGATTATGACCCTAGCCTGGGCCGCTATATTCAGAGCGATCCGATAGGGCTTGCGGGTGGGTTGAACCAATTTCACTACGCAGGAGTGAACCCTGTTCGCTCGGTGGATCTTTATGGCCTTGCAATTGGTGATCCGCCGCCATTTCCTCCCGGCTACGACTCTGAAACCTGGACGCAGGGCGAGCACTCTAACGGGAAGGGTTACTTGAAGGATCCAGACGGAAACACCTGGACGGAGCACCCTGAAGACGATGGCCATTGGAGGCACTGGGATAAGGAACCTGCCGAAGGTGGTAAAAGCGAACGAGTTCCAAAGAAATCTCGGAAGCCCTGGCCCAATCAGAAAAAGCCGCCCTATGGTGATCAGTCAGGAGAAGATCCAAACGGAGATGCAGAACCATGGAGACGACCTCAGCCAAGAACACCTTGGCGCGTGCCGTTTCGGCCCTGGACCTATCCGAGGGCTCTGGAGTGCCTAGTTTTTCCAGAGCGATGCTATGGTCAGCAAGCTGGTTTGCCATTGGGACCGAAGGGCCCCTGCAATTCTAATCCGCCTCCAAGTTTCCCGTCGGTTTTTGGGCCAATGGGAATTCTTTGA
- the parC gene encoding DNA topoisomerase IV subunit A has translation MSRDSAAQPAGEVRDVRLVEALSDRYLSYALSTIVSRSLPDVRDGLKPVHRRILYAMRELRLNPDQGYKKAARVVGDTMGQYHPHGDQSIYDALVRLAQDFAQRYPLVDGQGNFGNIDGDSAAAMRYTEARMTSVAMALLEGIDEDTVDFRQTYDGESEEPVVLPAAFPNLLANGAQGIAVGMATSIPPHNVGEVCDALLHLIKHPKARIDKLVELIPGPDFPTGGELVDERATIVEAYKTGRGAFRLRARWEVEKVKGGGYQIVVTEIPYQVQKSRLIEKIAELMEARKLILLGDVHDESTAEVRLVLTPKSRNVEPVVLMESLFRQTDLEVRVGLNMNVLDRTNTPRVMDLREVLQAFLDHRLEVLERRTRFRLEKIAARLEILEGYLVVYLNIDEVIRIVREEDEPKEALMATFDLTETQANAILNMRLRALRKLEEEGIRKEHQELSEEQKALKALMKDEGRRWKVVGKQVQYIRDTFGAKTELGRRRCVIGEPPAEVVVPLEAVIEREAVTVLCSDKGWIRAMKGHLEEGENGNGKQSAPKYKEGDRGRFQLKAFTTDKLLIFATNGRFYTVGVDKLPGGRGFGDPIRLIVDLPKDEDIVTLLVHAPGQRLLVASADGRGFVVPADEVLAQTKNGKQVLNLSAGVEAAACSVVEGDSVAVVGENRKLIVFPLEELPEMTRGRGVILQRYKDGGLSDAKTFTLEAGLTWQQGAGRTRTETDLLAWVGKRAQAGRLAPRGFPRSNKFQ, from the coding sequence ATGAGCCGCGATTCCGCCGCCCAGCCCGCCGGTGAGGTCCGCGACGTGCGCCTCGTCGAGGCGCTCTCCGACCGCTACCTCTCCTATGCGCTCTCGACCATAGTGTCGCGCTCGCTGCCGGACGTGCGCGACGGCCTGAAGCCGGTCCACCGCCGCATCCTCTACGCCATGCGCGAGCTGCGCCTGAACCCGGACCAGGGCTACAAGAAGGCGGCGCGGGTGGTCGGCGACACCATGGGCCAGTACCATCCCCACGGCGACCAGTCGATCTACGACGCTCTGGTCCGCCTGGCCCAGGACTTCGCCCAGCGCTACCCCCTGGTCGACGGCCAGGGCAACTTCGGCAACATCGACGGCGACTCGGCCGCGGCCATGCGCTACACCGAGGCGCGCATGACCTCGGTCGCCATGGCCCTGCTCGAGGGCATCGACGAGGATACGGTCGACTTCCGCCAGACCTACGACGGCGAGTCCGAGGAGCCGGTGGTCCTGCCGGCGGCCTTCCCGAACCTGCTGGCCAACGGCGCCCAGGGCATCGCGGTCGGCATGGCGACCTCGATCCCGCCGCACAACGTCGGCGAGGTCTGCGATGCCCTGCTGCACCTGATCAAGCATCCCAAGGCGCGGATCGACAAGCTGGTCGAGCTGATCCCCGGGCCCGACTTCCCGACCGGCGGCGAGCTGGTCGACGAGCGCGCGACCATCGTCGAGGCCTACAAGACCGGGCGCGGCGCCTTCCGCCTGCGCGCCCGCTGGGAGGTCGAGAAGGTCAAGGGCGGCGGCTACCAGATCGTGGTCACCGAGATCCCCTACCAGGTCCAGAAGTCGCGCCTGATCGAGAAGATCGCCGAGCTGATGGAGGCGCGGAAGCTGATCCTGCTGGGCGACGTGCACGACGAATCGACCGCCGAGGTGCGCCTGGTCCTGACGCCGAAGAGCCGCAACGTCGAGCCCGTGGTCCTGATGGAGTCCCTGTTCCGCCAGACCGACCTCGAGGTCCGCGTCGGCCTCAACATGAACGTCCTGGACAGGACCAACACGCCGCGGGTCATGGACCTGCGCGAGGTCCTGCAGGCCTTCCTCGACCACCGCCTGGAGGTGCTGGAGCGGCGCACCCGCTTCCGCCTGGAGAAGATCGCCGCCCGGCTGGAGATCCTCGAGGGCTACCTCGTCGTCTACCTCAACATCGACGAGGTGATCCGCATCGTCCGCGAGGAGGACGAGCCCAAGGAGGCCCTGATGGCCACCTTCGACCTGACCGAGACCCAGGCCAACGCGATCCTCAACATGCGCCTGCGCGCCCTCAGGAAGCTGGAAGAGGAGGGGATCCGCAAGGAGCACCAGGAGCTCAGCGAAGAGCAGAAGGCGCTCAAGGCCCTGATGAAGGACGAAGGCCGGCGCTGGAAGGTGGTCGGCAAGCAGGTCCAGTACATCCGCGACACCTTCGGTGCCAAGACCGAGCTCGGCCGGCGCCGCTGCGTGATCGGCGAGCCGCCGGCCGAGGTCGTCGTCCCGCTTGAAGCGGTGATCGAGCGCGAGGCGGTGACCGTGCTCTGCTCCGACAAGGGCTGGATCCGGGCCATGAAGGGGCACCTGGAGGAGGGCGAGAACGGCAACGGCAAGCAGAGCGCGCCCAAGTACAAGGAAGGCGACCGCGGCCGCTTCCAGCTCAAGGCCTTCACCACCGACAAGCTGCTGATCTTCGCGACCAACGGCCGCTTCTACACGGTCGGGGTCGACAAGCTGCCGGGCGGCCGCGGCTTCGGCGACCCGATCCGCCTGATCGTCGACCTGCCCAAGGACGAGGACATCGTGACCCTGCTGGTGCACGCGCCGGGGCAGAGGCTGCTGGTCGCCTCGGCCGACGGCCGCGGCTTCGTGGTCCCGGCCGACGAGGTCCTGGCCCAGACCAAGAACGGCAAGCAGGTGCTCAACCTCAGCGCCGGGGTCGAGGCGGCGGCCTGCAGCGTGGTCGAGGGCGACAGCGTCGCGGTGGTCGGCGAAAACCGCAAGCTGATCGTCTTCCCCCTGGAGGAGCTGCCGGAGATGACCCGCGGCCGCGGCGTCATCCTGCAGCGCTACAAGGATGGCGGCCTCTCCGACGCCAAGACCTTTACCCTGGAGGCGGGCCTAACCTGGCAGCAGGGCGCCGGGCGGACCCGCACCGAGACGGACCTCCTGGCCTGGGTCGGCAAGCGCGCCCAGGCCGGCCGCCTGGCGCCGCGCGGCTTCCCACGCTCCAACAAATTCCAGTGA
- a CDS encoding helix-turn-helix transcriptional regulator, protein MSAKGQVNELIREKRKALGLPEAEISESCGLSIMEYHDLEAYPDEAFAVLRLGNLLCVCDRLDLEIGQLFGWQAGARLSHGEMAHKDIISRIRESRGLSVAELSDAAGVKEQGIEQAETDTSTLLAWPVEFVKALADALQLSPMDLISVVRRQASE, encoded by the coding sequence ATGAGTGCGAAAGGCCAAGTAAACGAGTTGATTCGGGAAAAGCGTAAAGCACTCGGTTTGCCCGAAGCTGAGATTTCCGAAAGTTGCGGGCTGTCAATAATGGAGTATCACGACCTAGAGGCTTATCCTGACGAAGCCTTTGCGGTCCTGAGGCTCGGGAACCTTCTCTGCGTCTGCGACCGTCTAGACCTAGAAATTGGCCAGCTATTTGGCTGGCAGGCGGGTGCAAGGTTATCCCATGGGGAAATGGCGCATAAAGATATCATAAGCCGGATCCGAGAAAGCCGTGGTCTCAGCGTTGCAGAACTTTCGGATGCTGCTGGCGTCAAGGAGCAGGGAATCGAGCAGGCAGAGACGGATACATCTACTTTGCTTGCGTGGCCCGTAGAGTTCGTTAAGGCCTTGGCGGATGCGTTGCAGCTTTCTCCAATGGATTTGATTTCCGTTGTCAGACGGCAGGCCTCGGAGTGA